A genomic segment from Diceros bicornis minor isolate mBicDic1 chromosome 5, mDicBic1.mat.cur, whole genome shotgun sequence encodes:
- the BAHD1 gene encoding bromo adjacent homology domain-containing 1 protein isoform X2, translated as MGIFNLFVFILRRLSVPAFRRTCVFSFYLFLFLLALLRQHLASAPCRKIRGCSMTHTRRKSLPMLSSGPTGRQEPLQMEDSNMEQGVEDVESGMPESPGHLTGRRKNYPLRKRPLVPEKPKACKVLLTRLENVAGPRSADEADELPPDLPKPPSPAPSSEDTGLAQPRKRRLASLNAEALNNLLLEREDTSSLAGTRRSRGGDPHRGRDRDRATGGWSSKKRPRLEDLGGGSRDLSPEPALDEGARRDGDPAPKRLASLNAAAFLKLSQERELPLRLPRAHPEADGRSTEPPALKAPRPKWAKVNGKNYAKARQGAGSGEAAGPPSWQGHPEEPWPSATLRGPSSQPPYQPLSKGLGSPLGLPPQLPLLMGGQAALKPEPGRPGEESPAPKQELHQPSFPTPQLSPLPMPGNPADYSGLCGRPELTALGSFYLYCSQDGLQCGGYSLCPMLPEGKLSPVTAPNEGLLLAPSSVPVGTPFQHPPWGSRYCSSEDPGVNGYGICEILPSSLTHIGTTCGGCTYKMPFAAEGCRSLGQLEFPLPEAGHPASPAHPLLGCPVPSVPPAAEPVPHLQTPTSEPQTVARACPQSAKPPSGSKSGLRTGSSCRHTARSKAARRPSHPKQPRVQRPRPRRRRRRRTNGWVPVGAACEKAVYVLDEPEPAIRKSYQAVERHGETIRVRDTVLLKSGPRKTSTPYVAKISALWENPESGELMMSLLWYYRPEHLQGGRSPSMHENEVFASRHQDQNSVACIEEKCYVLTFAEYCRFCAMAKRRGEGLPSRKTALVPPSADYSTPPHRTVPEDTDPELVFLCRHVYDFRHGRILKNPQ; from the exons ATGgggatttttaatttatttgttttcattcttcGCCGCCTCTCTGTCCCAGCCTTCAGGAGGACTTGTGTGTTTTCATTCTATCTGTTCTTATTCCTCTTGGCCTTGCTCCGGCAACATCTGGCCTCAGCGCCCTGTCGCAAG ATCAGAGGGTGCTCCATGACACACACTCGGAGGAAGTCCCTTCCCATGCTGAGTTCGGGCCCCACTGGCCGCCAGGAGCCCCTGCAGATGGAAGACAGTAATATGGAGCAGGGGGTGGAGGATGTGGAGTCAGGCATGCCTGAGAGCCCAGGGCATCTCACAGGGCGCCGCAAGAACTACCCGCTGCGTAAGCGCCCATTAGTTCCTGAGAAGCCCAAAGCCTGCAAAGTGCTACTGACCcgcctagagaatgtggccggtcCACGGAGTGCAGATGAGGCTGATGAGCTGCCCCCTGACCTGCCCAAGCCCCCCAGCCCGGCCCCATCCAGTGAGGACACTGGCCTTGCCCAGCCCCGCAAGCGACGCCTGGCCTCCCTGAATGCCGAGGCCCTCAATAACCTGCTGCTGGAGCGGGAGGACACCAGTAGCCTGGCGGGCACCCGCCGTAGTCGAGGGGGAGACCCTCACCGCGGTCGGGACCGTGACCGGGCCACTGGGGGCTGGTCCTCCAAGAAGCGGCCCCGGCTGGAGGACCTCGGAGGAGGAAGTCGGGACCTGTCCCCAGAGCCAGCACTGGATGAAGGTGCCCGCCGAGATGGTGACCCAGCTCCCAAGAGACTGGCCAGCCTGAATGCAGCTGCCTTCCTAAAGCTGAGCCAGGAGCGGGAGCTGCCCCTGCGGCTGCCTCGTGCCCACCCAGAAGCTGATGGGCGTTCCACTGAGCCGCCAGCACTGAAGGCCCCGAGGCCAAAGTGGGCCAAGGTCAATGGCAAGAACTATGCCAAGGCCCGGCAGGGGGCTGGCTCTGGGGAGGCTGCAGGGCCACCCAGCTGGCAAGGACACCCCGAGGAGCCATGGCCATCTGCCACCCTTCGTGGGCCATCCAGCCAGCCACCTTACCAGCCCTTGAGCAAGGGTCTGGGGAGCCCCTTGGGGCTGCCCCCCCAACTGCCCCTGCTGATGGGTGGGCAGGCAGCCCTGAAGCCGGAGCCTGGGCGCCCAGGCGAGGAGTCACCTGCCCCCAAGCAGGAACTGCACCAGCCCTCTTTCCCCACACCCCAGCTGTCCCCCCTGCCAATGCCTGGCAACCCCGCCGATTACAGCGGCCTGTGTGGCCGGCCTGAGCTCACTGCGCTAGGCAGCTTCTACCTGTATTGCAGCCAAGACGGGCTGCAATGTGGAGGCTACTCCCTCTGTCCCATGCTCCCTGAGGGCAAGCTGTCCCCAGTGACTGCACCTAACGAGGGGCTCCTCTTGGCCCCAAGCTCAGTGCCCGTGGGCACGCCTTTCCAGCACCCTCCCTGGGGCTCTCGCTACTGCTCCAGTGAGGACCCTGGAGTGAATGGCTACGGCATCTGTGAAATATTGCCCTCGTCTCTTACCCACATTGGCACTACCTGTGGCGGCTGCACCTACAAAATGCCTTTTGCAGCAG aAGGCTGCAGGTCCTTGGGCCAGCTGGAATTTCCTCTTCCGGAAGCCGGCCACCCTGCCTCACCTGCCCACCCCCTCCTGGGATGCCCTGTGCCCAGCGTGCCACCTGCAGCAGAGCCTGTCCCTCATCTTCAGACACCCACCTCGGAGCCCCAGACAGTAGCCCGTGCCTGCCCTCAGAGCGCCAAGCCTCCTAGCGGCTCCAAGTCAGGTCTGCGCACGGGCTCCAGCTGTAGGCACACTGCGAGGAGCAAGGCTGCCCGCAGGCCCAGCCACCCCAAGCAACCGCGTGTCCAGCGCCCACGCccacgccgccgccgccgccgccgcactAACGGCTGGGTGCCCGTTGGGGCTGCCTGTGAGAAGGCCGTCTATGTCTTG GATGAACCAGAACCAGCCATCCGAAAGAGCTACCAGGCGGTGGAGCGGCACGGAGAGACGATCCGAGTCCGGGACACTGTCCTCCTCAAGTCAGGCCCACGAAAGACATCCACACCTTATGTGGCCAAAATCTCTGCCCTCTGGGAGAACCCTGAATCAG gagagctgatgatgAGCCTCTTGTGGTATTACAGACCAGAGCACTTACAGGGAGGCCGCAGTCCCAGCATGCACGAG AATGAAGTCTTTGCATCAAGACATCAGGATCAAAACAGCGTGGCCTGCATCGAGGAGAAGTGCTACGTGCTGACTTTCGCCGAGTACTGCAG ATTCTGTGCCATGGCCAAGCGCCGAGGTGAGGGCCTCCCCAGCCGAAAGACAGCACTGGTGCCCCCCTCTGCAGACTACTCCACCCCGCCACACCGCACAGTGCCCGAGGACACGGACCCTGAGCTGGTGTTTCTTTGCCGCCATGTCTATGACTTCCGCCATGGCCGCATCCTCAAGAACCCCCAGTAG
- the BAHD1 gene encoding bromo adjacent homology domain-containing 1 protein isoform X3, which produces MTHTRRKSLPMLSSGPTGRQEPLQMEDSNMEQGVEDVESGMPESPGHLTGRRKNYPLRKRPLVPEKPKACKVLLTRLENVAGPRSADEADELPPDLPKPPSPAPSSEDTGLAQPRKRRLASLNAEALNNLLLEREDTSSLAGTRRSRGGDPHRGRDRDRATGGWSSKKRPRLEDLGGGSRDLSPEPALDEGARRDGDPAPKRLASLNAAAFLKLSQERELPLRLPRAHPEADGRSTEPPALKAPRPKWAKVNGKNYAKARQGAGSGEAAGPPSWQGHPEEPWPSATLRGPSSQPPYQPLSKGLGSPLGLPPQLPLLMGGQAALKPEPGRPGEESPAPKQELHQPSFPTPQLSPLPMPGNPADYSGLCGRPELTALGSFYLYCSQDGLQCGGYSLCPMLPEGKLSPVTAPNEGLLLAPSSVPVGTPFQHPPWGSRYCSSEDPGVNGYGICEILPSSLTHIGTTCGGCTYKMPFAAEGCRSLGQLEFPLPEAGHPASPAHPLLGCPVPSVPPAAEPVPHLQTPTSEPQTVARACPQSAKPPSGSKSGLRTGSSCRHTARSKAARRPSHPKQPRVQRPRPRRRRRRRTNGWVPVGAACEKAVYVLDEPEPAIRKSYQAVERHGETIRVRDTVLLKSGPRKTSTPYVAKISALWENPESGELMMSLLWYYRPEHLQGGRSPSMHEPLQNEVFASRHQDQNSVACIEEKCYVLTFAEYCRFCAMAKRRGEGLPSRKTALVPPSADYSTPPHRTVPEDTDPELVFLCRHVYDFRHGRILKNPQ; this is translated from the exons ATGACACACACTCGGAGGAAGTCCCTTCCCATGCTGAGTTCGGGCCCCACTGGCCGCCAGGAGCCCCTGCAGATGGAAGACAGTAATATGGAGCAGGGGGTGGAGGATGTGGAGTCAGGCATGCCTGAGAGCCCAGGGCATCTCACAGGGCGCCGCAAGAACTACCCGCTGCGTAAGCGCCCATTAGTTCCTGAGAAGCCCAAAGCCTGCAAAGTGCTACTGACCcgcctagagaatgtggccggtcCACGGAGTGCAGATGAGGCTGATGAGCTGCCCCCTGACCTGCCCAAGCCCCCCAGCCCGGCCCCATCCAGTGAGGACACTGGCCTTGCCCAGCCCCGCAAGCGACGCCTGGCCTCCCTGAATGCCGAGGCCCTCAATAACCTGCTGCTGGAGCGGGAGGACACCAGTAGCCTGGCGGGCACCCGCCGTAGTCGAGGGGGAGACCCTCACCGCGGTCGGGACCGTGACCGGGCCACTGGGGGCTGGTCCTCCAAGAAGCGGCCCCGGCTGGAGGACCTCGGAGGAGGAAGTCGGGACCTGTCCCCAGAGCCAGCACTGGATGAAGGTGCCCGCCGAGATGGTGACCCAGCTCCCAAGAGACTGGCCAGCCTGAATGCAGCTGCCTTCCTAAAGCTGAGCCAGGAGCGGGAGCTGCCCCTGCGGCTGCCTCGTGCCCACCCAGAAGCTGATGGGCGTTCCACTGAGCCGCCAGCACTGAAGGCCCCGAGGCCAAAGTGGGCCAAGGTCAATGGCAAGAACTATGCCAAGGCCCGGCAGGGGGCTGGCTCTGGGGAGGCTGCAGGGCCACCCAGCTGGCAAGGACACCCCGAGGAGCCATGGCCATCTGCCACCCTTCGTGGGCCATCCAGCCAGCCACCTTACCAGCCCTTGAGCAAGGGTCTGGGGAGCCCCTTGGGGCTGCCCCCCCAACTGCCCCTGCTGATGGGTGGGCAGGCAGCCCTGAAGCCGGAGCCTGGGCGCCCAGGCGAGGAGTCACCTGCCCCCAAGCAGGAACTGCACCAGCCCTCTTTCCCCACACCCCAGCTGTCCCCCCTGCCAATGCCTGGCAACCCCGCCGATTACAGCGGCCTGTGTGGCCGGCCTGAGCTCACTGCGCTAGGCAGCTTCTACCTGTATTGCAGCCAAGACGGGCTGCAATGTGGAGGCTACTCCCTCTGTCCCATGCTCCCTGAGGGCAAGCTGTCCCCAGTGACTGCACCTAACGAGGGGCTCCTCTTGGCCCCAAGCTCAGTGCCCGTGGGCACGCCTTTCCAGCACCCTCCCTGGGGCTCTCGCTACTGCTCCAGTGAGGACCCTGGAGTGAATGGCTACGGCATCTGTGAAATATTGCCCTCGTCTCTTACCCACATTGGCACTACCTGTGGCGGCTGCACCTACAAAATGCCTTTTGCAGCAG aAGGCTGCAGGTCCTTGGGCCAGCTGGAATTTCCTCTTCCGGAAGCCGGCCACCCTGCCTCACCTGCCCACCCCCTCCTGGGATGCCCTGTGCCCAGCGTGCCACCTGCAGCAGAGCCTGTCCCTCATCTTCAGACACCCACCTCGGAGCCCCAGACAGTAGCCCGTGCCTGCCCTCAGAGCGCCAAGCCTCCTAGCGGCTCCAAGTCAGGTCTGCGCACGGGCTCCAGCTGTAGGCACACTGCGAGGAGCAAGGCTGCCCGCAGGCCCAGCCACCCCAAGCAACCGCGTGTCCAGCGCCCACGCccacgccgccgccgccgccgccgcactAACGGCTGGGTGCCCGTTGGGGCTGCCTGTGAGAAGGCCGTCTATGTCTTG GATGAACCAGAACCAGCCATCCGAAAGAGCTACCAGGCGGTGGAGCGGCACGGAGAGACGATCCGAGTCCGGGACACTGTCCTCCTCAAGTCAGGCCCACGAAAGACATCCACACCTTATGTGGCCAAAATCTCTGCCCTCTGGGAGAACCCTGAATCAG gagagctgatgatgAGCCTCTTGTGGTATTACAGACCAGAGCACTTACAGGGAGGCCGCAGTCCCAGCATGCACGAG CCTTTGCAGAATGAAGTCTTTGCATCAAGACATCAGGATCAAAACAGCGTGGCCTGCATCGAGGAGAAGTGCTACGTGCTGACTTTCGCCGAGTACTGCAG ATTCTGTGCCATGGCCAAGCGCCGAGGTGAGGGCCTCCCCAGCCGAAAGACAGCACTGGTGCCCCCCTCTGCAGACTACTCCACCCCGCCACACCGCACAGTGCCCGAGGACACGGACCCTGAGCTGGTGTTTCTTTGCCGCCATGTCTATGACTTCCGCCATGGCCGCATCCTCAAGAACCCCCAGTAG
- the CHST14 gene encoding carbohydrate sulfotransferase 14 translates to MFPRPLTPLAAPNGAEPLGRALRRAPVSRARAGLGGPPLLLPSMLMFAVIVASSGLLLMIERGILAEMKPLPLHPPNREGAAWRGSVARPGRLSLDAGDSDLQVRQDVRNRTLRAVCGQPGMPRDPWDLTVGQRRTVLRHILVSDRYRFLYCYVPKVACSNWKRVLKVLAGVLDSVDVRLKMDHRNDLVFLADLRPEEIRYRLQHYFKFLFVRDPLERLLSAYRNKFGEIREYQQRYGAEIVRRYRAGAGPSPAGDDVTFPEFLRYLVDEDPERMNEHWMPVYHLCQPCAVRYDFVGSYERLEADANQVLEWVQAPPHVRFPARQAWYRPASPESLHYHLCSAPRALLQDVLPKYILDFSLFAYPLPNVTREACHQ, encoded by the coding sequence ATGTTCCCCCGCCCGCTGACCCCGCTGGCGGCCCCAAATGGCGCCGAGCCCCTGGGCCGGGCGCTGAGGCGGGCCCCAGTGAGCAGGGCCCGGGCCGGGCTGGGGGGGCCGCCTCTGCTGCTGCCGTCCATGCTGATGTTCGCGGTAATCGTGGCCTCCAGCGGGCTGCTGCTCATGATCGAGCGGGGCATCCTGGCCGAGATGAAGCCCCTTCCCCTGCACCCTCCCAACCGCGAGGGTGCAGCCTGGCGCGGTTCAGTCGCCAGGCCGGGAAGGCTGTCCCTGGATGCCGGAGACTCGGACTTGCAGGTGAGGCAGGACGTCCGGAACCGGACCTTGCGGGCAGTGTGCGGACAACCAGGCATGCCCCGGGACCCCTGGGACTTGACAGTGGGGCAGCGGCGCACCGTACTGCGCCACATCCTCGTGAGTGACCGCTACCGCTTCCTCTACTGCTATGTCCCCAAAGTGGCCTGCTCTAACTGGAAGCGGGTGCTGAAGGTGCTGGCGGGCGTTCTGGACAGCGTGGACGTCCGCCTCAAGATGGACCACCGCAATGACCTGGTGTTTCTGGCAGACTTGCGGCCTGAGGAGATTCGCTACCGCCTGCAGCACTACTTCAAGTTCCTGTTTGTGCGGGACCCCTTGGAACGCCTTCTCTCTGCTTACCGCAACAAGTTTGGCGAGATCCGAGAGTACCAACAGCGCTACGGGGCTGAGATCGTGCGGCGGTACAGGGCTGGAGCGGGCCCCAGCCCCGCAGGGGATGATGTCACCTTCCCCGAGTTCCTGAGATACCTGGTGGATGAGGACCCTGAGCGCATGAATGAGCATTGGATGCCCGTGTACCACCTGTGCCAGCCTTGTGCCGTGCGCTATGACTTTGTAGGCTCCTATGAGAGGCTGGAGGCTGATGCCAACCAAGTACTGGAGTGGGTGCAGGCACCGCCCCATGTCCGATTCCCAGCTCGCCAGGCCTGGTACCGGCCAGCGAGCCCTGAAAGCCTGCACTACCACCTGTGCAGTGCCCCACGGGCCCTGCTGCAGGACGTGCTTCCTAAGTACATCCTGGACTTCTCCCTGTTTGCCTACCCACTGCCTAATGTCACCAGGGAGGCCTGTCACCAATGA
- the BAHD1 gene encoding bromo adjacent homology domain-containing 1 protein isoform X1 codes for MGIFNLFVFILRRLSVPAFRRTCVFSFYLFLFLLALLRQHLASAPCRKIRGCSMTHTRRKSLPMLSSGPTGRQEPLQMEDSNMEQGVEDVESGMPESPGHLTGRRKNYPLRKRPLVPEKPKACKVLLTRLENVAGPRSADEADELPPDLPKPPSPAPSSEDTGLAQPRKRRLASLNAEALNNLLLEREDTSSLAGTRRSRGGDPHRGRDRDRATGGWSSKKRPRLEDLGGGSRDLSPEPALDEGARRDGDPAPKRLASLNAAAFLKLSQERELPLRLPRAHPEADGRSTEPPALKAPRPKWAKVNGKNYAKARQGAGSGEAAGPPSWQGHPEEPWPSATLRGPSSQPPYQPLSKGLGSPLGLPPQLPLLMGGQAALKPEPGRPGEESPAPKQELHQPSFPTPQLSPLPMPGNPADYSGLCGRPELTALGSFYLYCSQDGLQCGGYSLCPMLPEGKLSPVTAPNEGLLLAPSSVPVGTPFQHPPWGSRYCSSEDPGVNGYGICEILPSSLTHIGTTCGGCTYKMPFAAEGCRSLGQLEFPLPEAGHPASPAHPLLGCPVPSVPPAAEPVPHLQTPTSEPQTVARACPQSAKPPSGSKSGLRTGSSCRHTARSKAARRPSHPKQPRVQRPRPRRRRRRRTNGWVPVGAACEKAVYVLDEPEPAIRKSYQAVERHGETIRVRDTVLLKSGPRKTSTPYVAKISALWENPESGELMMSLLWYYRPEHLQGGRSPSMHEPLQNEVFASRHQDQNSVACIEEKCYVLTFAEYCRFCAMAKRRGEGLPSRKTALVPPSADYSTPPHRTVPEDTDPELVFLCRHVYDFRHGRILKNPQ; via the exons ATGgggatttttaatttatttgttttcattcttcGCCGCCTCTCTGTCCCAGCCTTCAGGAGGACTTGTGTGTTTTCATTCTATCTGTTCTTATTCCTCTTGGCCTTGCTCCGGCAACATCTGGCCTCAGCGCCCTGTCGCAAG ATCAGAGGGTGCTCCATGACACACACTCGGAGGAAGTCCCTTCCCATGCTGAGTTCGGGCCCCACTGGCCGCCAGGAGCCCCTGCAGATGGAAGACAGTAATATGGAGCAGGGGGTGGAGGATGTGGAGTCAGGCATGCCTGAGAGCCCAGGGCATCTCACAGGGCGCCGCAAGAACTACCCGCTGCGTAAGCGCCCATTAGTTCCTGAGAAGCCCAAAGCCTGCAAAGTGCTACTGACCcgcctagagaatgtggccggtcCACGGAGTGCAGATGAGGCTGATGAGCTGCCCCCTGACCTGCCCAAGCCCCCCAGCCCGGCCCCATCCAGTGAGGACACTGGCCTTGCCCAGCCCCGCAAGCGACGCCTGGCCTCCCTGAATGCCGAGGCCCTCAATAACCTGCTGCTGGAGCGGGAGGACACCAGTAGCCTGGCGGGCACCCGCCGTAGTCGAGGGGGAGACCCTCACCGCGGTCGGGACCGTGACCGGGCCACTGGGGGCTGGTCCTCCAAGAAGCGGCCCCGGCTGGAGGACCTCGGAGGAGGAAGTCGGGACCTGTCCCCAGAGCCAGCACTGGATGAAGGTGCCCGCCGAGATGGTGACCCAGCTCCCAAGAGACTGGCCAGCCTGAATGCAGCTGCCTTCCTAAAGCTGAGCCAGGAGCGGGAGCTGCCCCTGCGGCTGCCTCGTGCCCACCCAGAAGCTGATGGGCGTTCCACTGAGCCGCCAGCACTGAAGGCCCCGAGGCCAAAGTGGGCCAAGGTCAATGGCAAGAACTATGCCAAGGCCCGGCAGGGGGCTGGCTCTGGGGAGGCTGCAGGGCCACCCAGCTGGCAAGGACACCCCGAGGAGCCATGGCCATCTGCCACCCTTCGTGGGCCATCCAGCCAGCCACCTTACCAGCCCTTGAGCAAGGGTCTGGGGAGCCCCTTGGGGCTGCCCCCCCAACTGCCCCTGCTGATGGGTGGGCAGGCAGCCCTGAAGCCGGAGCCTGGGCGCCCAGGCGAGGAGTCACCTGCCCCCAAGCAGGAACTGCACCAGCCCTCTTTCCCCACACCCCAGCTGTCCCCCCTGCCAATGCCTGGCAACCCCGCCGATTACAGCGGCCTGTGTGGCCGGCCTGAGCTCACTGCGCTAGGCAGCTTCTACCTGTATTGCAGCCAAGACGGGCTGCAATGTGGAGGCTACTCCCTCTGTCCCATGCTCCCTGAGGGCAAGCTGTCCCCAGTGACTGCACCTAACGAGGGGCTCCTCTTGGCCCCAAGCTCAGTGCCCGTGGGCACGCCTTTCCAGCACCCTCCCTGGGGCTCTCGCTACTGCTCCAGTGAGGACCCTGGAGTGAATGGCTACGGCATCTGTGAAATATTGCCCTCGTCTCTTACCCACATTGGCACTACCTGTGGCGGCTGCACCTACAAAATGCCTTTTGCAGCAG aAGGCTGCAGGTCCTTGGGCCAGCTGGAATTTCCTCTTCCGGAAGCCGGCCACCCTGCCTCACCTGCCCACCCCCTCCTGGGATGCCCTGTGCCCAGCGTGCCACCTGCAGCAGAGCCTGTCCCTCATCTTCAGACACCCACCTCGGAGCCCCAGACAGTAGCCCGTGCCTGCCCTCAGAGCGCCAAGCCTCCTAGCGGCTCCAAGTCAGGTCTGCGCACGGGCTCCAGCTGTAGGCACACTGCGAGGAGCAAGGCTGCCCGCAGGCCCAGCCACCCCAAGCAACCGCGTGTCCAGCGCCCACGCccacgccgccgccgccgccgccgcactAACGGCTGGGTGCCCGTTGGGGCTGCCTGTGAGAAGGCCGTCTATGTCTTG GATGAACCAGAACCAGCCATCCGAAAGAGCTACCAGGCGGTGGAGCGGCACGGAGAGACGATCCGAGTCCGGGACACTGTCCTCCTCAAGTCAGGCCCACGAAAGACATCCACACCTTATGTGGCCAAAATCTCTGCCCTCTGGGAGAACCCTGAATCAG gagagctgatgatgAGCCTCTTGTGGTATTACAGACCAGAGCACTTACAGGGAGGCCGCAGTCCCAGCATGCACGAG CCTTTGCAGAATGAAGTCTTTGCATCAAGACATCAGGATCAAAACAGCGTGGCCTGCATCGAGGAGAAGTGCTACGTGCTGACTTTCGCCGAGTACTGCAG ATTCTGTGCCATGGCCAAGCGCCGAGGTGAGGGCCTCCCCAGCCGAAAGACAGCACTGGTGCCCCCCTCTGCAGACTACTCCACCCCGCCACACCGCACAGTGCCCGAGGACACGGACCCTGAGCTGGTGTTTCTTTGCCGCCATGTCTATGACTTCCGCCATGGCCGCATCCTCAAGAACCCCCAGTAG